A genomic window from Silene latifolia isolate original U9 population chromosome 11, ASM4854445v1, whole genome shotgun sequence includes:
- the LOC141613488 gene encoding uncharacterized protein LOC141613488, protein MTPFEALYGRKCRSTVYWDDRADAAMLGPEMIHEIVEQVHIIRQKMRAAQDRQKSYTDLKRNDIEFVVGDKMLLKVSPMRGVVRFGNKGKLSLKHIGPYEILDRVGEVAYRLALPPALDRVHNIFHVSQLRKYVSDPTHVLEPEHIEIDEQLSYVKEPKEILIEK, encoded by the coding sequence ATGACACCTTTTGAGGCATTATATGGAAGGAAGTGCAGGAGTACAGTGTACTGGGATGACAGGGCAGATGCAGCTATGTTGGGACCTGAGATGATACACGAAATTGTGGAGCAGGTGCACATTATTCGTCAGAAGATGCGTGCAGCGCAAGATAGACAAAAAAGCTATACAGATTTGAAAAGGAATGATATAGAATTTGTTGTGGGAGATAAAATGTTGCTTAAAGTGTCTCCTATGAGGGGTGTGGTGAGGTTTGGGAATAAAGGAAAGCTGAGTCTGAAGCATATagggccatatgagatcttagacagaGTTGGAGAGGTAGCTTACCGTTTAGCATTACCTCCAGCCTTGGACAGAGTGCATAATATTTTTCATGTTTCACAATTGAGGAAGTATGTAAGTGATCCTACTCATGTGCTAGAGCCTGAGCATATTGAGATTGATGAGCAGTTGTCTTATGTTAAGGAGCCTAAGGAAATTTTGATAGAAAAGTGA